Within the Methanocaldococcus sp. genome, the region ATTAGCATATGTATAGTTTCCTTGTATTGTAATATTTATAGTTGCATTCTGAGTAGAGTTTAATATAATTCCTGTCCAATTTAAAGAATCATTTGTATTTCCTGTAAAGTATGGCCCATTCCATAAAACAACAGTACCCTGAGAAGGTGTAGCGTTTGTTATATTTAAGAAACTCCAATTACTATCTCCATAATAATTTGAACTGTTACTTAAATATTTTGTTATATTGACATAAACTACTGTATTTGTATTTGGTAATGCAGAGATATTTCTACTTATATTCAAAGTAACAGTCCAATTAACAATTTTTCTTGCAGGAATTTTTAGTGTATTATAACTTTCCTTAATTATCAATGGAACACCAACTTTAGATTCATTAATGTTGATTTTAAACTCTAAATATGTATTATTTGGTAATGTTGGTATATGAATATATGTTAAATTACTGGGTAATTCAGTATATGAAGGGGCTTTATTATAGATAGAGTAGTTTAGATTATATGGATTAATAGGTTCTAAGCCAGATTCATTATTTGATACATTTATTGCAACCCAAACATCTAAGAGAGTATCATTTGCAGTGTCTCCTGTATTGTTAATTACAAGATATCCAGTTACAGTAATATTTTTTATATATATAACTCCTTCTCCCGTAGTATTTGCAGTAATATTATATTTTTCATGATATGTAACAAATAAAGGTCCGTTATTTCCCCATCCAAATACGGCTGTTAAAGAAAATAATCCTAGCAATATTAACAATAATATAGTTCTCTTCATACCTATCCCCTAACCATATTTTTAATAAATTTTTAATAACATTAACAATATATGACAAACAAATATATATAGTTTATTACAATAAATAAAAATTTTAATTTAATAGCATATTAATTCCTTCCATAACAGCATTTACAGATGCCCTAATAATATCTACATCTGATTTTCTAACTTCTACAATTTCAGAACCTTTTCTTAACTTAACTATAACCTCTACTAACGCATCTGTTCCTCCACCAATTGCCTCAACTCTATACTCTTCCAACTTAATATCTGCTACTCCACTTATAGCCTTTTTTATTGCATTTATTGCCGCATCTACTGGACCTATTCCATAGGCAGTTTCAATTAAGAATATATCCTCCCCTATGTGATGAAGTTTAACTGAGGCAATTGGAGTTATCTTATTACCAGAAACAACTGTTAATTCATCTAATTTAACTTTTTCTTCTATATCCTTACCTAAAACCTCCCTAATTATAGCTAATAAATCAGCATCTGAGATATATTTACCTAAATCTCCCAATTCTTTGATTTTATTGTATATTTGATTTAACTGCTCTTCATTAACCTTTATGCCCATTAAGTCAAGTTTATACTTTAAAGCCTTTCTACCAGAATGCTTTCCTAATATAATTCTCCTCCTATTTCCAACCATTTCTGGTTTTATAGGTTCATAAGTTTCAGTATTCTTTATTAAACCATCAACGTGTATTCCCGCCTCATGAGCAAATGCATTATCTCCAACAATTGCCTTGTTTGGAGGAACAGGAATTTTCATCAATCTTGAAACGACTCTTGAAACCTCATACAACTTTTCCATTCTTACATTTGTCTCATATCCATATAATACTTTCAAGGCAGTTACAACCTCTTCCAATGAGGCATTTCCTGCTCTTTCTCCAATTCCATTAACCGTTACATGGCATTGAATTGCTCCTCCTAAGATAGCAGAGCATGTATTTGCAGTAGCCATTCCAAAGTCATTGTGGCAATGAACGGATACTGGCAAATTAACATTTTCAGTTATTTTTTTAAATAATTCTTGGCTTTTTTGAGGAGTTAAAACTCCTACAGTGTCGCAAACACAAACTCTATCCGCCCCTACCTTTTCCCCCTCATTAAATAACTTTATTAAAAAATTAACATCACTCCTTGTAGCATCTTCTGCAGACAATTCTACTATTAATCCGTGATCCTTAGCATATTCAACTGCCTTTAAAGCAGATTCTAAAACCTCATCTTCTGTCTTTCTTAACTTATATTTCATATGGATTGGAGATGTAGGAACTACTAAATGAACGCTATCCACATCACACTCTAAGGCGGCATCTATGTCAATTGGCAAAGCTCTAACAAATGAACATATTTCAGCGTCTAAACCCTCTTTTGTTATTAATTTTATTGCTTCTCTTTCTCCTTTTGATGTCATTGCAGAACCTGCCTCTATAACATCTACTCTAAGTTCATCCAATTTTTTTGCTATCTCTAACTTATCATTAGGAGTTAAAGAAACTCCCGGAGTTTGTTCTCCATCTCTAAGTGTTGTATCAAAAATTCTCACTTTCTTCATAGTAATCCCTCATAAAAATGATAGACAAACTATAGACACATATTAATTATTGGGATATTTAAGAGTTTAGGATGAAAATAAAATAATGTTAATTAGTTTTTGTTCTAATTACTTTCCCAGTAATAGATCTTCTACCATAATCTATAACTTCTATATCAACAAATTGTCCTATTTTAAGATTTTTGTCTTTAATTCCTACTAAAATAGGATAACTTCCAAACTGTCTTCCAAAATATAAATTTTCTTTATCTTTTAATTCTACAAATACATCCTTTAAAATTGTTCCTTTTGGTATAACTCTTTTAAGCATTTTATTATCTATCTCCTCTCTAATTTTTTCTTTAAACCATAAAAATAGTTTTTTTCTTTTTTCTGCCTTTTTTACATCTTTTAGAGTTATATCAGTTCCAAAAAATGGAACTACTTGCCTTATGTTTATTCTTCTAATCATAAATCCTCTATCATATATCTCTTTTAAGTATTCAAAATTTATAGAAAATGTTCTTTTACTCTCTCCTTTTAAGCCAAACAGTAAATTTATTCCCGGTAATAAATAAGGTAATCCTGTCTCTCCTCTTTTTCCTCCAATTTCATTTAAAATTTCTACGGCCTTTAAAACATCTTCTGGTGTAGTTAATAAATTATTTGCTTTAATTACTTTTTCATCAAAACTTTCAACTCCAAAAGCGGCAACATTTCCAGATGTGCAATATTTAACCAAAATTTTTGTAATCTCTCTACTTTCATCTTCATGTCTTGCTATTACTGCTGGGTTGGCATTATCTATGTGTAAAACCTTAGGATTTGAAACATTCCATATTCCTTTAAACAACTTTTCAATTGCTTCAACATTAGGTTTTGGAACCTCTTCCTTTTCAGAATCAATTGCTTTATAGGAATAAATACATGGCTGTCTTCCAATTCTAAAATATCTTATTCCTTCATTGTATAATGCCTTAATCTCTTCTATTATAGATTTTTCATCTCTAAATTTTGGAAGTCCAAACCTTCTTGGCTCTGTACAGAAAGAACATCCTCCTGTTAATGCCCTTGAACATCCTCTATATGTTTCAATCTCTGCAATTATATAAGGATAATTTGGATGTTTTTTAACAACTTTTGCTCCTCTAATGGCATACTCTCTTAACTCTTCATAACTTCTATGCACATTAAAATCAATATTTTCTATACTTCTATTCTCTAATAATTCCTTTAAAACTGCCTCTAAGTCACCTTCAACAACTACATCAAAAAATTCTTTGTATTTTTTTTCATCAACTATCTTTCCACCAATCATAGATGAACCATATTTTGTTGCCGCTGGTCCGCCTAAAATTTTTATTCCGTCATATTTATATAATATGGAAACAAACTCTTTTAAAGTAGCAGGATTAGCATTTAAATACTTCCCCGGCGTGTGAAAACCGCAAATGCATATTATTGCGTCATATTTATTTAAATCAAAATTATTTCTAATTTCTCTAAATTTATCAATAGTTATATAATCTACATTAACATTGTATTTATCTAAGACACCATAGGCATATCTTGGATATAGTCCAATATATGGGGGAACTCCCAAACCTGCTGGCTCATCTGTATATCCATCTAAAATTAACGCTCTTTCTATCATAATAACCCCGATGATGAGGATTGGCTTTGCTGATTTTGTGATGAGCCGTATGAGCTCTGAGGGGTATATTTTATTTAAGGTTATTGATTAAGTTTTCTTAGTTTTAGGAACAACAAATAAAGTATATGTAGTAAGTTTTAATAATATTATAATGTTGTTATAAAATATATAAGGTAAAAATATGTCAAAGAAAAGGAAATACAAAAAACCTGCATGGCTTATTAAAGCAAAAAGAAGAATAGAAAAGTTAAGTGAGGAAGAGTTAGATGAATTATTTGAGGAAATATGTAAAAAATTAGAAAAAGGAGGTTTAAGAGAAGCGTTAGGGATTTAATATATTAATTTTGGTGAAGTTAATGAAATATAGAAAAAAGAAAACAAAATATGTTAATTATAATGAACTACCAATGTGGATTAAAAAAGTAGAGGATAAAATAAAATGAACCATGAGGAATTTTGTGATGAGATGATAAAATTTGGAAAAGAAGCAAAAAAATTTGGTGGAATTTTAAATTTAGTATTTAAAGAGTTTAATTCACTTCAAACAAACTAAACACATACTTACTCCAATTAGTCCAGAGTTCATTAACTTTGTTATTTACTTTATTTGTTTGCATTATTAAATAGTAATTACCTACTTTTCTATAGTAGCAGTAACTAACTGGTAAATCTTTATTTTTCGGGATAAATTCATAGTAATAATAGTATCCATAAATATCCTTTTGTAAATATTTTTTTACATTATTGAAAATATATGCGTTAGAGAAATCAATTGGAGTTAAACTAACTTCAAAGGTAACATTTAAACCATCATTACAATATTTTTTAATAATTAATCCATCATATTTCCATTCTTCAGTATAATTTAAATTTAAAAACATTTTGTCAATATCGATATTTTTTGAAAAGTTGTATTTTTTTATTTGGGTGAAGTTATTAGTAATATTTTCGCTTATATTTGATTTCATATTAGATATATTATTTTCCTTCAATTTTATAACTGTTATATTATTATTGTGTGAGATATTAGCTCCATTACTATTGTTAATCGCAAACTGACTATTATTTGTAATTATAGTAGTATTATTCTCATTATTTAAACATCCGCAACATAATAAAATTAAAACTAAAAACAAAAATATAAATATTTTTTTCATAAATTTCACCTAAAAATAGTAAAAGTTACTCAAAAACAGCCCTTTCTAATTCTTCTGGTCTATGCAACTCTCCACCAATTTTATCAACTAAAATAACTTCATCTGCCTTTTTACAAACTCTTTCAACTTCATAATATATCTGCCCTAAGTTCATCTCTGGAACTATAACTTTCTCTGCCTTTAACTTTTTCAACAACTCATCTGGGAATGGATAGACAGTTATCAACCTTATATATCCTACATCAACTCCTTCATTTCTTAATTTATTTACAGTATGTTTTACAGTTCTTGAAGGGGTTCCATAACAAACAAACATTATTTCAGCATCTAAATTATCTCCTTCCCATCTAATTATATCATCCTTATTTTTTCTTATTTTATTTACTAACCTTCTAACTAACTTATCATGAGTTTCTGGAGAAACATCTGGGTAACCTCTCTCATCATGAGTTAATCCAGTTATATGAACATTATACCCTTCTCCAAATACTGGCATTTCTGGTATTAATTTATCAAAAGGATATACTATCTTTAAAGGTTTTTCTTTTGGTTTTTCTCTATTTATAATTTCAATATTATCGTGTAATACAACTTTTTCTCTCATGTGTCCAACGATTTCATCAGCCATAACGAATACAGGAATTCTATATTTTTCAGCATAGTTAAAGGCAATTATAGTAAAATCATACATTTCTTGAACTGAACTTGGGGCTAATGCAATAACTTCATAATCTCCATGACTACCCCATCTACATTGCATCATGTCTCCTTGACTTGCCATTGTTGGCTGTCCTGTTGAGGGGCCTCCTCTCTGAATATTAACTATAACACAAGGCGTTTCTGTCATGTATCCAAATCCAATATTTTCCTGCATTAAACTAAATCCTGGTCCAGAAGTGGCAGTCATTGCCTTTAAACCACCCCAACTTGCTCCGATAACTGCTGCAATACTTCCAAGTTCATCCTCCATTTGAACATAATAGCCCCCAACTTTTGGCAACTCTCTTGCCATTATCTCTGCTATCTCAGTAGATGGTGTTATAGGATAGCCAGCAAAAAATCTACACCCTGCCTTTATAGCACCTAATGCACATGCATGATTACCCTGAATAAAATCTACTCTCATTAACATCCCTCCAGAATATTATATTTATTCATCTTTATACAAAAATTTCAATAATAAAACCCTACTTAATACTCTCTAATTGTAGCGATTTCTCTTATTTTTTTAATCTCTTCAAATGCAGCTCTTTTAATCTTTGGCTCCACTCTAATTGGTTGGACTATATTTGTCAATTTCCCTCCAGGAGGAACCATTGGTAAAGCCTCAGCAGGATCTATAACAACATCTAAGAGATATGGCTCATTGCTCAATATAGCCTCTTTTAATTTTTCTTTAATTTCATCTGGACTTGTAATTCTATCTGCTTTAACACCATAACTCTCAGCCAACTTAACAAAATCAGGACTCTCTCCTAAATGTACCTCACTCTGTCTCTGTCCATAGTATAAATTCTGCCATTGATAGACCATACCCAATGTTCTATTGTCAAATATGCAAATAACTACTGGAATGTTATATTCTTTAATTGTTGCCAACTCTTGTGAATTCATTAAGAAGCCGCCATCTCCAGTAATAGAGATAACATTAGCATATGGCTTAGCAACCTTAGCCCCTACTGCCGCAGGAAATCCAAAGCCCATAGTTCCCAAACCACCAGAGGCTAAGAAACTTCTTGGCATTTTTGTTTTAAAGAAATGAGCCATCCACATTTGATTTTGTCCTACATCAGTAGTAACAATAGTATTTTTTAATTTTGAATCTATCTCCTGTAAAACTTCCATTAAATCTTTAACAAATCTTTGTGGCTTTATTGGCTTATCATCAAAGTCCATCATAGGAATAGACATCTTTTTTAATTCAAAAATTCTCTCTAACCAATCCTCTTTACTCTTTATCTCTAAAGTTGTTAATACTATTAATAAATCTCTTAATATATTTTTGGCATCTCCAACTATTGGAATATCTGCCCTAACATTCTTTCCAATTTCTGCTGGATCTATATCTATATGTATTATTTTAGCCTCTGGGGCAAAGTGTCTGACATCTCCAGTAACTCTATCGGAAAATCTACATCCAATTGCTATTAAGACATCACATTCTGTAACTGCATAATTTGCAGCTTTGGTTCCATGCATTCCAACCATTCCCAAGGATAGAGGATGATCTTCTGGAAAACTACCTTTACCCATTAAAGTTGTACAAACTGGAATTTTAACAAACTCAGATAATTTAATTAACTCTTCTGATGCCCCACTAATTATAACTCCTCCTCCTGCTAATATTACTGGTTTTTCTGCCTCTGCTATTAACTTTGCCGCTTTTTTTATCTGTAAGGGATGCCCAACAGTTTTTGGTTTATATCCTGGTAAATCAACCTTTGCTGGAATTGGATATTTTTCAATATCAATTTCTCCATCTTGAATATCCTTAGGAATGTCTATATGAACTGGTCCAGGCCTCCCAGTTGTGGCAATTTCAAAGGCTGATCTAAAAATTTCAGGAATTTCTTCTGTCTTTTTTATTTGGAAATTATGTTTTGTTATAGGCATAAATAAGCCAAGAGCGTCAATTTCTTGAAATGCATCATTACCTATTAATTTGGTTGGAACCTGTCCTGTTAAAGCAATAACTGGAGAAGAATCTGCATAAGCTGTAGCTATTCCAGTAACTAAGTTAGTAGCCCCTGGTCCAGATGTAGAAACACAAACTCCTGGCTCTCCGCTCGCTCTTGCAAATCCATCTGCTGCATGTGCTGCAGCCTGTTCATGTCTTGTGAGTATATGAACTAAGTCACTATCATATAGTGCATCGTAAAAAGGTAACATTGCTCCTCCTGGATAACCAAATATAATCTTAACACCTTCTGCTTCCAATGCTTTTATAATTGCTTCTGAACCTTTCATATAATCACCAAAAATTGAGTCAATCAAATTATTAAAAATGATAAAATTGAAATCCTATATATATTTTATAGATGCAAAATTTAAAAAATTAAATATAGATTAAACTACAAAAAAATACCAAAAATAATTTATAAACAGAAATAAAAAAGAAATTTTTAAATTTTAATGATAAGATTTAATTAAAAATAAAAAATCTATTCTTCACTTGGATTTACTTCACACACTTTTATTGTAAATGTTAATTCTTTCCCAGCCAGTTCATGATTGAAATCCAAGACAACTGTATCGTCAGTAACTTTTATTATCTTTGCAGGAACTCCATTTGCTAAAATTAACATTCCTTCTTCTGGCTCAAAATCAGCAGTGTCAAACATCTCCTTAGGAATTTCTTGGATTAATCTCTCATCTCTAAATCCATAACCTTTTTCAGGAGGAATTGTAACAGTTTTTTCTTCACCCTCTTCCATATTTAAAACTGCCTCTTCAAAACCTTCAATTAAATTTCCTTCGCCAACTATAAAACCTAATGGTTCGTATTCTCTTTCTGGTGAGTATATTCCATTTTCTTTTGCTACGTCTTCAATTGATGTATCAATTACTTTCCCATCTACGACTAAAATGTAGTCAACTTTTACATAATCTCCTTTTTTAATCAAGATAATCAACTCCTTAACCTTTCTATAACTTCTTGTAAAGGTTATATAAATAGTTTTTGTAAGTATATTTTAACATTTAAGAATTTATAAAAAAGGGATGTTTATGAAAAAATTAAAAGATTATTTTGAGTTAATGAGAGTTAAGAATTGCATAACTGCTGGTATTGGAGGATTTATTGGTTATTTAATCTCATCCAATTGTTTTATAGATTTAAAAATATCAATTTTAGTATTCTTAGTAGTATTTCTTATTTGTGCTTATGGAAATGTAATAAACGATATATTTGACATAGAAATTGATAAGATAAATAAACCTTCTCGCCCATTGCCATCTGGAAGAGTTAAATTAAAAGAGGCAAAAACATTTTCATTCGTTTTATTAATTGTTGGTTTAATCTTATCTGTATTTATAAATATCTATGGGTTAATTATTGCCTTAATTAATGCTACTTTTTTATATCTGTATGCAAAAAAATATAAAAGATATAAGTTAATTGGAAACTTTATTGTAGGTTATTTAACTGGCTCAGTATTTCTATTTGGTGGAGTTGCAGGAAAAAATATAATTCCAGTTATTATTTTGTTCTTATGCTCTATGTTTGCAATTTGGGGTAGAGAGATTATTAAAGATTTTGAAGATATGGAAGGAGATAAAAAAGAGGGAGTTATATCTTTACCAATAAAGTATGGTAAAAAATCTTTATACTTTGCCTCTTTGTTGATACTATTATCTGTTATTTTAAGTCCTCTACCCTATATATTTAAAATTTTTGGAATATATTACCTAATTTTAATAACTATGTGTGATATTTTATTCATACTTTCAATTTTCTTATTACTAAAAAATCCTAATAGAGATAACTCTGCAAAGATTTCAAAATTTTTAAAAATTATAATGAACATAGTTCTACTGTCATTTATAGTGGGAGCAATAAGATTATAAATGATTATTGATTAAGATTAGTAAATTAGTAAGATTAAGAAGTCTGGTGAAAAAATGTTTCCAGGAAGAGTAAATCCGAGAATGTTAAAAAAAATGCAAAAAATGATGAAAGATTTTGGAATGGAGACAGAAGATTTAAACCCAAAAAAAGTTATATTTGTATTTGATGATGAAGAGTGGGTTTTTGATGAGCCAAAGGTTCAGGTTATGGATATTTTAGGGGTTAAAACATACTCAATTACTGGAAAGCCAAAAAAAGTTAAGAAAGAAAATATAGAGGAGGAAGAAGTAAAGATAGAAATTACTGAGGAGGATATAGAATTAGTTGCCAATCAATGCAATGTTTCAAAAGAATTGGCTAAAAAGGCATTGGAAGAATGTAATGGAGACATTGCCGAGGCAATATTAAAGTTAGAAGAAGAGAAAAATTAAATACTAAAAAAATTAAATTGGGTGATATTATGGTAAAACTAAGTGAAGATATGGTAAAATCCTTAGAGAATGAGATAGTATTTTTAGCCACAAGTTCAAAGGATGGAATTCCTAATGTTTCAGCAATTAGGGCTGTAAAGGTTTTAGATGCTGAAAAGGGAATTGTATTAATCGCAGATAACTATATGAACAAAACTCTGAAAAATATCTTAGAAAATCCTAATGTTGCATTAACAACTGCAAACTGTAAAGATGTTCCATATCAATATAAGGGAAAGGCTGAGTATTACACTGAGGGAGAATATTTAAAAATCGCTGAAGAAGTAGATAAAGCATTAAAACCTGAATTAAAACCAAAAGGAGCAGTAGTTATAAAAATAACTGAAATATATAATTTAAAATCTGGACCAGATGCTGGTAAGTTAATAGCAAAGGATGAATAAAATTCAATTTTTTATTTTAATTTTTTAATTTTTAAGATTTTTATTTTTAGATTATTTTTACTTTAAATTACTTTTTATATTGTAATTCAATTTATAACATAAGGTATAAATAAATGGACTATAGATAATCATTTAACCATTAAATTATCCGCAGATTTATTTTTACACAATTGAGAAAAATTGGTGATAATATGGTAGAATGTGAAGGAAAATGTGAATCATGCCAGTTAAAAGATTCTTGCCCAGATACAAAAAAACTCCTTGCTCAACAAGATGCAAAAATTAGAGAAAATATGAAAAAAATAAAGCATAAAATAGTTATTTTAAGTGGTAAGGGAGGTGTTGGAAAATCTACTGTAACCGTTAATTTGGCGGCGGCATTAAACTTAATGGGCAAAAAGGTTGGAATATTAGATGCTGATATTCACGGACCAAATATCCCAAAGATGCTTGGAGTTGAAAATGTTCAGCCAATGGCTGGTCCAGCAGGGATATTTCCAATAACTACAAAAGATGGAATAAAGACAATGTCAATTGGTTATCTACTTCCAGATGATAAAACTCCTGTTATTTGGAGAGGTCCAAGAGTTAGTGGGGCTATTAGACAGTTTTTAGCAGATGTTGTTTGGGGAGAACTTGATTATTTATTAATTGATACTCCTCCTGGAACTGGGGATGAGCAATTAACAATTATGCAATCAATTCCAGATATTGATGGGGCTATAATTGTTACCACTCCAGAAGAAGTAGCTTTGTTAGATGTTAAAAAATCAATAACTATGGCTAAGATGTTAAATATACCAATTATTGGAGTTATAGAAAATATGAGTGGATTCGTCTGTCCTTACTGTAATAATGTAGTTGATATATTTGGTAGAGGAGGAGGAGAAAAAGCATCTAAAGAATTTGGAGTTGAATTTTTAGGTAGAATTCCTTTAGACATTAAAGCAAGAGAGGCGAGTGATAAAGGAATTCCTATGGTTCTACTTGACTGTAAAGCAAGTGAGGAGTTTAAAAAAATAGTTAAAAGAATTGTTGAAAAAGTTGAAGGTAAAGAAGATTAAATATATTTCAAACATTCTGGAAAGTATTTTTCAATCTCAGTTTTATCTCTATCTATGTAGATGTGGGCATTAACTATAAAATGAGTATATCTTTTCAATTCTGAATTTGTTTTTTCAGCAACAAGTTCCCCTAATTTTATTAATCCTAAGGCATTTGAGTGAAAAGCTAATAATATATCGTTACTTCTAAAAACCACAGTCATATATAGATTATTTTCTCTTTTAGTAAAAGTTATATGGTTTAAGCAAGGAACATCTTTAACTTTTTGGTCAAGAAATGGATTCCATAAGGATATAACGCATCTTCTTGATGTTGGATTACTATTAAGTTTTTTTATAACATATTCAATTTGGTCATTTTTTAATTTTTTATCGTAACTTGGATATTCTCTAATTCTCTCGTAATAGTTATAAACGAATTCTCCTTCACTTTCAGAACCATATAATAATTGTTTAGTGTAACTTTCTATTGTATTTTTTCCAAATGGATATTTACTACTTATTGTTTTTAATTTTGGATTGGTTATTTCAACTAAAACATTTAATATCTCCTTGCATCTCTGCCCATCCTCCGTTATTATTACATTCCCATTTTTTAATATTTCTTTAACTAAACATTCGTATGCTGAGGCAACTGAAGGTTTTTTAATATACATTCTTAGCCCTCTTTAAATTTTTAAACTATATCAATCAAAAATAGAATTAAATTTAAATAAAATTGGCTAAAATAGTTTATTTAGGTTGTTCCTTAAATATCCTCCATATCAGTTATTATATAATTTCCTTCTTTTCCTTCAAAACCTCTTACTAAGAAGGTTTTACCGTGTAATCTAAGACTGATCTCTCTAATTGTATCATCAATACCATACTCTTCAAGCATATCTAAAATACTTGGCATAAAGTTTTCTAATGTTGCAGGTGGAATATAGCATCTTTTTGATAAAGTTCCAAAATGTATTTTTCCAAATACTTTTATTTTTACATCAACATCTTCTGGATCAATCTCTCCACAATTTTTACAGATATAAACCATTCCTCTTGGCTTAATTTTGGCCTCTACAATTCCTCTACATATTTTACAATAGTAATTTACAAATATAGTGGATGGAGAAACTTCCAATATAGCAGGAACTTTTACATCTAAAACTTCTCCTCTATTATATAATTCCTCTTTAGGAATTTCTGGGATTTCTCTTGGATATTTAACTCCCTTAATAACTTTTTCGATAATTCTAACACTCTTTTCTTCTGTGATTTTACCAAATATTTCATAACACTTTCCTTTTTCTAAGGGAATCGTTGTTATAAAATTTGCTACTCCATCTTTATCTACCATAATTCCTATATAAAATACAGAACCTTCCTCACTTTCCTTCTTTCTTATATCTACAATTTTAACTTTTGTTAAAATCTGTGAATTTGGTAATAGTGAAGATATTTTTCCCAATACCATAGTACATCACCAATAATATTTTTTATAAAGTTTATTTATAAATTTAAATATTTCTATATAAATATCATTAACAGCTTGTTTCTATTTCTTCTTCCTCAGATTCATCAATGTCTTCATCTTCTTTTGATTCTATCCTTGGCATAATAACTTCGTCTATAAACTTTTTATGAACAAAATATTCTTTTGGTTGGACAATTACTGGCATATCATTCAATGTTAAAGATATTGCTTTTCTAATTTCCCCCTCTTCAGTTCTAAACTCCATATATCCAAACCTTACAAATCCTCTTATAAACATTCCAGTGAATAGTTCAGGATTTGCCTTTATACCAAACAATCTCAATCTTCCCCAACCATAACCATCAAATACTCTAAATATTGTATAATCTTTTCCAGTAGATGTTTTTCTATGCTGAACTCCTACAACAATGCCTACAATAATACCTCTTTGAATTGGAGCTCCATTAATATCTAAATATGTAATCCTTTCATCTTCTTCTTCAATTCTTTTTAAATATTCAGCCTTACATAACGACAATGGAATAGGTACAGCAGTTCTCATTTCACGTCCTCTAACAACTTTTAAATCGTCTAAATTTCCAACAAATTTTACATCTTTT harbors:
- a CDS encoding 2-isopropylmalate synthase, with amino-acid sequence MKKVRIFDTTLRDGEQTPGVSLTPNDKLEIAKKLDELRVDVIEAGSAMTSKGEREAIKLITKEGLDAEICSFVRALPIDIDAALECDVDSVHLVVPTSPIHMKYKLRKTEDEVLESALKAVEYAKDHGLIVELSAEDATRSDVNFLIKLFNEGEKVGADRVCVCDTVGVLTPQKSQELFKKITENVNLPVSVHCHNDFGMATANTCSAILGGAIQCHVTVNGIGERAGNASLEEVVTALKVLYGYETNVRMEKLYEVSRVVSRLMKIPVPPNKAIVGDNAFAHEAGIHVDGLIKNTETYEPIKPEMVGNRRRIILGKHSGRKALKYKLDLMGIKVNEEQLNQIYNKIKELGDLGKYISDADLLAIIREVLGKDIEEKVKLDELTVVSGNKITPIASVKLHHIGEDIFLIETAYGIGPVDAAINAIKKAISGVADIKLEEYRVEAIGGGTDALVEVIVKLRKGSEIVEVRKSDVDIIRASVNAVMEGINMLLN
- a CDS encoding radical SAM protein, whose protein sequence is MIERALILDGYTDEPAGLGVPPYIGLYPRYAYGVLDKYNVNVDYITIDKFREIRNNFDLNKYDAIICICGFHTPGKYLNANPATLKEFVSILYKYDGIKILGGPAATKYGSSMIGGKIVDEKKYKEFFDVVVEGDLEAVLKELLENRSIENIDFNVHRSYEELREYAIRGAKVVKKHPNYPYIIAEIETYRGCSRALTGGCSFCTEPRRFGLPKFRDEKSIIEEIKALYNEGIRYFRIGRQPCIYSYKAIDSEKEEVPKPNVEAIEKLFKGIWNVSNPKVLHIDNANPAVIARHEDESREITKILVKYCTSGNVAAFGVESFDEKVIKANNLLTTPEDVLKAVEILNEIGGKRGETGLPYLLPGINLLFGLKGESKRTFSINFEYLKEIYDRGFMIRRINIRQVVPFFGTDITLKDVKKAEKRKKLFLWFKEKIREEIDNKMLKRVIPKGTILKDVFVELKDKENLYFGRQFGSYPILVGIKDKNLKIGQFVDIEVIDYGRRSITGKVIRTKTN
- a CDS encoding 2-oxoacid:acceptor oxidoreductase subunit alpha, which gives rise to MRVDFIQGNHACALGAIKAGCRFFAGYPITPSTEIAEIMARELPKVGGYYVQMEDELGSIAAVIGASWGGLKAMTATSGPGFSLMQENIGFGYMTETPCVIVNIQRGGPSTGQPTMASQGDMMQCRWGSHGDYEVIALAPSSVQEMYDFTIIAFNYAEKYRIPVFVMADEIVGHMREKVVLHDNIEIINREKPKEKPLKIVYPFDKLIPEMPVFGEGYNVHITGLTHDERGYPDVSPETHDKLVRRLVNKIRKNKDDIIRWEGDNLDAEIMFVCYGTPSRTVKHTVNKLRNEGVDVGYIRLITVYPFPDELLKKLKAEKVIVPEMNLGQIYYEVERVCKKADEVILVDKIGGELHRPEELERAVFE
- a CDS encoding acetolactate synthase large subunit; its protein translation is MKGSEAIIKALEAEGVKIIFGYPGGAMLPFYDALYDSDLVHILTRHEQAAAHAADGFARASGEPGVCVSTSGPGATNLVTGIATAYADSSPVIALTGQVPTKLIGNDAFQEIDALGLFMPITKHNFQIKKTEEIPEIFRSAFEIATTGRPGPVHIDIPKDIQDGEIDIEKYPIPAKVDLPGYKPKTVGHPLQIKKAAKLIAEAEKPVILAGGGVIISGASEELIKLSEFVKIPVCTTLMGKGSFPEDHPLSLGMVGMHGTKAANYAVTECDVLIAIGCRFSDRVTGDVRHFAPEAKIIHIDIDPAEIGKNVRADIPIVGDAKNILRDLLIVLTTLEIKSKEDWLERIFELKKMSIPMMDFDDKPIKPQRFVKDLMEVLQEIDSKLKNTIVTTDVGQNQMWMAHFFKTKMPRSFLASGGLGTMGFGFPAAVGAKVAKPYANVISITGDGGFLMNSQELATIKEYNIPVVICIFDNRTLGMVYQWQNLYYGQRQSEVHLGESPDFVKLAESYGVKADRITSPDEIKEKLKEAILSNEPYLLDVVIDPAEALPMVPPGGKLTNIVQPIRVEPKIKRAAFEEIKKIREIATIREY
- a CDS encoding peptidylprolyl isomerase, giving the protein MIKKGDYVKVDYILVVDGKVIDTSIEDVAKENGIYSPEREYEPLGFIVGEGNLIEGFEEAVLNMEEGEEKTVTIPPEKGYGFRDERLIQEIPKEMFDTADFEPEEGMLILANGVPAKIIKVTDDTVVLDFNHELAGKELTFTIKVCEVNPSEE